AGAATCTCCTCGTCCAAGGCGTCGCGGCCGTTGTCGCGCTGGCAGTCTATTTCCTGCCATCGATCATCGCCGACCGGCGCAAACGTTACGATCTGCTGACTATTGCGCTCTTCAACGCTGTGGTCGGCTGGACTGTATTCGGCTGGCTGCTCGCGCTTTACTGGGCCTTTCAGCCGAATCCGCCGAAGAACGTGGCTGGCGAAATCATCAAGTCGCGCAAGATCGTGAGCATGCGCACCTTTTCGACGATGCTCGCCGAGCGGGTGCGTCTGCGCTCGTCGCGGACGCGCCGCTAAATAGCCATACTGTTGACACGTTCGATGCGTCGGCAACAGCTGTTGTCGTGGGATAATCGTGGGGTTCGCGCAACTGGCGCTACGAGATGGATCACCATCGGGGAACGCGAACTGCGGTCTGCCGCTGGCCGGAGCCGCGAACCGCCGCGCGCCTGGGCATTGCCTCGATCTTGTCACGGAGACATGCAATGCCCGAACACACCTCTCTTCTCGCTTTCGGTTTCGTCGCACTGGGTATGGCGCTGACGCCCGGTCCGAACATGATCTACCTTGTCTCGCGCTCGATTTGCCAGGGCCGAACTGCCGGGCTGATTTCGCTCGGGGGCGTCGCGCTTGGATTTGTCGTCTATATGCTGTGCGCGGCCTTCGGCATTACCGCGTTGCTGCTGGCGGTGCCGTTCGCGTACGACGCGCTGCGCTTCGGCGGCGCGCTTTATCTGTTGTGGCTCGCATGGCAAGCGGTGAAGCCCGGCGGACGTTCGCCGTTTCAGGTGCGCACACTGCCCGCGGATAGGCCGCGCAAACTGTTTGCGATGGGCTTTGTGACCAATCTGCTGAACCCGAAAATCGCGGTGCTTTATCTTTCGCTGCTGCCGCAATTCATCGATCCGCGACACGGCAGCGTACTCGGCCAGTCGCTCGCGCTGGGTTTCGTGCAGATTGCACTCAGTATGTGCGTGAACGCTGCCGTCGCGATGACGGCGGGTTCGATTGCCGGATTTCTTGCGCGCCGGCCCACGTGGCTCGTGATCCAGCGCTGGATGATGGGAACGGTGCTGACAGGTCTCGCCGTACGAATGGCCGTGGAAGCGCGGCGCTAAGCATTCGGAAAAGCGCGTTCGGGGGTCGCGCGCCTGGTGAGTCCGCTTGGTGAGTCCACTCAGTGAAGCCACTCAGTGAGACCGCCTGGCGAATCACGCCTGATGAATCCGCTCGGTGAGTCCCCTTGATGAATCACCGTGTGGGGAGCATGACCCGAATGAACTTGTGCAGTTGCACCGAGCCCGCCGGAATCGAGCGCGGCTCGCAACGCACGTTCTCGCGATCAAAGATGTCCTGGCGCAGTTCACCGTGCTCGTCGAACCACTGGCAGACGAGCCGGTCGGCTGCCGAGCCGGCCACGGGTCCTGCGTAAGTTACCGTCATGCGCGGGCCGCCGGCCTTGAGCGTGACGACGTCGCCAACGTTGAATTGGCCGGTACGTGTCGTATCGAATGGTTTGAGAGTAGCAGTCAGCATGATGTCCCCGTTATAAGCGTAGCGTCGAGCCGTCTGATCAAACAATGCCGTAAACGCACTACCGTCGAGTCAATTGAAAGAGTGCCGCAAGATTATCAATCGGATTTTCCGCAAGCAAGCTTTTTCTAAAAAGAAAACGTTCTGTGCGAGAATTAAGCGGATTTATAAAATATTTTAGAACGGGTGTTCATTATATGGGATAGCCCGGATTACAAATCGTCGGCCTTGCACTGTAAGACTATCCCCTTGTACATGTAGGCCCGACGGCGGAACCAGCGATCACTGTAATCCTCTTCGACCGGACGATGTCATACGCGCGCCATAATCGTCGTTAACGCGGAGGCGCGTGGACTTAATGGCCGATAATCCAATCACCAATAAATCGGCCGATCATTGCTGAACATCAATAAATCAGATTGGGCCGTGAAACTGTTAAAGGTCCGACTATTTAAGGGTAATTGCCAGGTATCGCGTAAATGCCTGACGAATATTTTCTCGGATTTTTGCCCGGGCTTTTGCTCGGTTCACGCGCAATTCTTCAGCGCGCGATTCTCCCGCGCCAGCTGCAATGCACGATGCTGCTGATGGCGCACCACCATCACGCTCAGCACCACGCACGCCGCGAGCAGCACCGCGTTGATGCTGAGGCTGCCCTCGAACGCATGGGCGTATGCCCGCGGCGTGTCCTGCCCTTGCACGATGCCGAAGAACACGCCGCTGATGGCGGCGATACCGAACGCGGCGCCGATCTGCAGCGTTGTGTTCACGACGCCCGATGCAAGCCCCGCCTTTTCCGGCGCCACCTCGGACAGCACGACGCGCATCACGGACGGAAACACGAGTCCATGCCCGATGCCCGCGCAGACGAGGCCCACGTAAAACACAAGCCCCGGCTCGCTGTGCCGCAGGGCCGCCCAGCCTGTCACTGTGAAGCCGACGGCGAGCAGCGCGAAGCCCAACGTCAGCACATGCGTGCCGATGCGCGCGACGACCGCGGGCGAAGTCAGCGGCCCGAACACGAAACCGATCGCAAACGGCATGATCGCGAGACCTGCCTTGAGCGGTGTCCAGTGCAGCCCGGTTTGCAGGTAGATGCCGTACGTCAGGAAGAACGCGCTGTTGCAGTAGAACAGGAATGCGACCACCAGGCCGATTGAAAAAGCAGGATTACGGAATAGTTGCAGGTCGACGAGCGGAAAGCCGCCACGGCGTACGATGCGCTGCTCGAAGCCGATAAAGAGCACAAAGACGGGTACGGAAAGCGCGAACATGACGAATGTCCACAGCGGCCAGCCGGCCTCACGGCCGTGCGTAAGTGGATAGATCAGCAACAGCAGAAGCAGCGACAACAGCACGACGCCGATCATGTCGATCTTCGTGCGCGTGGGCTGCCGGTTCTCCGGGATGGTCTTCCATGCGCCCACAAACGCGAGCAGCCCGATCGGCACGTTGATCAGAAACACCGCGCGCCAGTCGAGCCCGAAAGGCCGATAAGTAATCAGCGCGCCGCCGCCCAATTGTCCGACTATCGACGACAGCCCATAAACGAAGCCGTAAAAGCCGATAATTTTCGTCTGCTGATGGAGCGGCACGACCGCGCGGATCGTCGCGAGCACCTGCGGCACCATCAGCGCAGCGGCGAGTCCTTGCAGAATGCGTGCGCCGACGAGCATCGTGCCGCTGGTCGCGACGCCGCATAACGCCGACGCGATCACGAAGCCGGCCATGCCGGTCATGAAAATCCGCTTGCGGCCGAAAAGATCGCCGAGGCGCCCGCCTGTAATCAGCAGTACTGCGAACGCCGACGCATAGGCGGAAATGATCAGCTGCAGCTGCGCGTCGCTCGCGTCGATGCCGGCGTGAATCGATGGCAGCGCCAGATTGACGATGAAATAATCGAGCGGCGCGAGAAACGCGCCGACGAGCAGCACGACGAGCGCCATGCCCGTGTGCGCGGCTGGCGGCGGCGCGTCGGAAGGAAGATGCCCGGTTGCTGGCGGGCGAACCATGTGGCCACTTGCGCCGTCTTTCCCACTTTCATGTGTGTCGTCCGTCGAGGGACGCGAAATGCCTTTCGTATTCATGACTGACCGTTCAAAAAATCGGCGAAATTTTTACGACTCAGACCGTTAGCGCGCGCATCGCAATATCGACGACCGCCGTCAGTTCGTCTTCGTTGCGTTTGACCTTGCCGACGACACGCAACCCCTGCGTCATACACAGCAGATAGTCGGCGACCGCTTTCTCATCGAGCGCCGGGTCGAATACGCCGGCCGCCTGGCCGCGAATCACCGCTGCCGCGAAGAGCGTCGCGATACGCCGCTGGATTGCGGCGAGCTTTGCATATAACGCTTCATCATGCGGTTGCATTTCAAGCGTCGCGTTCGTAATGAAGCAACTGCGCTGTCCGACCAGCGCCGCCGCGACGCGCGTGTGATGTAGCAGCGCATTGCGCAGCGCCTCTTCGGGCGGCACGTCCGCGTTCAGGCGCTCGACCAGTGCCGCGATCGAACCCTCGGCGTAATGATCGAGCGCAGCCAGCATCAGGCCCTGCTTGTCGCCGAACACGCCGTACAGGCTGCCGCGCAGCACGCCCGTCGCCTTGACGAGGTCGTCGATCGACGTCGCGTGATAGCCGTGCCCCCAGAACACCCTCGCCGCCTTCGCCAGCACGGCATGGGTGTCGAACTGGCGCGGACGCCCGCGCGGGCTCTCGCCAGCCGGCTCGTGCGCGAGGCGGGACGTGCGCTTTTTAGGACCGTTTGGTTGTGACATGCAGCGGATTTTATGACTGGTCAGTCAATAAATCAACCGCCGAAATCGCTGAAACAGACTGGGCGGCACGAATGATTCGTGTGCCGCCGCAGTCCGCCAAACTGCAAACTGCCAGCTAGTCGATGCTTATGCTTGCAAGAATCGGCGTTCCCGCACCGGCTCTTAGCGACCGGGGTGGTCTGGAAACCGGTTCAGACGATCTGAAAAAACGCTTGCGCTCAAGTCTCGAGCTTCGCGTCCATCGTGATCGTTGCGTTCAGCACCTTCGAGATCGGGCAACCGGCTTTCGCATCAGCCGCGGCCTTGTCGAATTTGGCCTTGTCGCCGCCCGGGATCTTGACGACGACATCGAGGTGCGATGCGGTAAGTGAAAAACCGCCGCCGTCCTTATCGAGGGTGACCGTCGCGGTCGTCGCAATCCGTTCCGGCTTGATGCCGGCTTTACCGAGTTCCGCCGACAGCGCCATCGAGAAACAGCCGGCGTGCGCGGCCGCGATCAGCTCTTCGGGGTTCGTGCCGACTCCGTCTTCAAAGCGGGTCGAGAACGAATACTGTGTGTCCTTCAGCACGCCGCTGTCGGTCGAGATACTGCCCTTTCCGTCCTGCAGACCGCCCTGCCAGACTGCCGATGCTTTGCGCTTCATTACGCTCTCCTGTGGTTGCCTCGCCG
The genomic region above belongs to Paraburkholderia edwinii and contains:
- a CDS encoding LysE family translocator, which produces MPEHTSLLAFGFVALGMALTPGPNMIYLVSRSICQGRTAGLISLGGVALGFVVYMLCAAFGITALLLAVPFAYDALRFGGALYLLWLAWQAVKPGGRSPFQVRTLPADRPRKLFAMGFVTNLLNPKIAVLYLSLLPQFIDPRHGSVLGQSLALGFVQIALSMCVNAAVAMTAGSIAGFLARRPTWLVIQRWMMGTVLTGLAVRMAVEARR
- a CDS encoding YodC family protein; protein product: MLTATLKPFDTTRTGQFNVGDVVTLKAGGPRMTVTYAGPVAGSAADRLVCQWFDEHGELRQDIFDRENVRCEPRSIPAGSVQLHKFIRVMLPTR
- a CDS encoding superinfection immunity protein, translating into MENLLVQGVAAVVALAVYFLPSIIADRRKRYDLLTIALFNAVVGWTVFGWLLALYWAFQPNPPKNVAGEIIKSRKIVSMRTFSTMLAERVRLRSSRTRR
- a CDS encoding TetR/AcrR family transcriptional regulator, which produces MSQPNGPKKRTSRLAHEPAGESPRGRPRQFDTHAVLAKAARVFWGHGYHATSIDDLVKATGVLRGSLYGVFGDKQGLMLAALDHYAEGSIAALVERLNADVPPEEALRNALLHHTRVAAALVGQRSCFITNATLEMQPHDEALYAKLAAIQRRIATLFAAAVIRGQAAGVFDPALDEKAVADYLLCMTQGLRVVGKVKRNEDELTAVVDIAMRALTV
- a CDS encoding MFS transporter, translated to MVRPPATGHLPSDAPPPAAHTGMALVVLLVGAFLAPLDYFIVNLALPSIHAGIDASDAQLQLIISAYASAFAVLLITGGRLGDLFGRKRIFMTGMAGFVIASALCGVATSGTMLVGARILQGLAAALMVPQVLATIRAVVPLHQQTKIIGFYGFVYGLSSIVGQLGGGALITYRPFGLDWRAVFLINVPIGLLAFVGAWKTIPENRQPTRTKIDMIGVVLLSLLLLLLIYPLTHGREAGWPLWTFVMFALSVPVFVLFIGFEQRIVRRGGFPLVDLQLFRNPAFSIGLVVAFLFYCNSAFFLTYGIYLQTGLHWTPLKAGLAIMPFAIGFVFGPLTSPAVVARIGTHVLTLGFALLAVGFTVTGWAALRHSEPGLVFYVGLVCAGIGHGLVFPSVMRVVLSEVAPEKAGLASGVVNTTLQIGAAFGIAAISGVFFGIVQGQDTPRAYAHAFEGSLSINAVLLAACVVLSVMVVRHQQHRALQLARENRALKNCA
- a CDS encoding OsmC family protein encodes the protein MKRKASAVWQGGLQDGKGSISTDSGVLKDTQYSFSTRFEDGVGTNPEELIAAAHAGCFSMALSAELGKAGIKPERIATTATVTLDKDGGGFSLTASHLDVVVKIPGGDKAKFDKAAADAKAGCPISKVLNATITMDAKLET